Part of the Misgurnus anguillicaudatus chromosome 25, ASM2758022v2, whole genome shotgun sequence genome, ccaaagcgtttttcaaacatcgtggactctgcctttaaacaCTTGAGCCATACGTTCACATCACATAACTGTGACTGGAGAAAGCTGCCACCAGAGCGGATGGTCACACATCCATAGGCtcaaaagttgtttttaaacactttctGTGTGTCTCAATAAGTTCCCTAGCTCATGAATCAGTCTGTGAGTCCAAATCGGAAGTGaagtatatattatttaaaatgtttttataaaattgtGTCTATTATAAAGTATATCCCATAGAATCAGCTATGTTTGGCTCTCTTAAGGTGTTTTCCCTCCTAGAACTTCTTCCTCCTGACTAAAAAGTCAAGTTTAAACTGCTGAAGATTTTCAGTTTGATTTTAATTGCCTTAAATGCATttcaataaatataattttaaagcaCTTCTTCATGTCTATTTTTAAGTACACTTGAAGCAAACTTCAGCTATTAGAGATCCTTTCTCtttctaaatattttaaataaatatttcatttaaataaatgtaatattatcACCCTACCTTATGTCTGCCTGTCTCGGATTTAAAGTAGGCAAATTTATTGTGACGTAACTGATCAAAAATTACTGTCATTTTTACTCATTCTTAAAATATTGATCTGCAATGAACAACACTAGTTTTAAATTGTCTATAAGTTGTCAAATGGCCATGGAATAAGAAGGATATTCAACAGTCTGCCATgcattaaacaattttaaatgcACTTCGCAACTCACATCTTGCATTTAAAATCCTTAAATGAACGACAAGCCATTGATTATCCCTTATATATAACAAAGCAGCATCTGACAAAAAgataaaaacactgaagcatcagactttgtgaaaaaaaaaacatttgtatcTTTTGCTACAGCTGTTGAGATGTAGTTTCACTGATTGGCTCACCTTTAACGCTCCGGTCTTTGCCTCCTCCGCCCTCCAAGTCTATCTTGGCTAAGCCTGAGCCAGTTTTGGATTGCCGTTTCAATCTCTGCCTCTGTGATGTGTGGCAGGGCACCATTCTTAGAAACCGACACTACAAGAGAAATTATGAAGGAAAAAACAAACACTATCAGTACAGGGAAGTACCAATTGTACCAACACTAATCCACATATCagctaaaataataatatgtggTGGTGCAAGTCACTAAATACTAACATTACACCTGATATAATATACACAATACATTCTAACCGTTTACCTTCCATTCAAAAATATCACACATCACTCTCCCTTAAACTTGTAACCCTAAGCCTAGACTGACAGTAAAAAAAGAGTCTTGATgaggttttgctcattaatGTAGAAAATAAGGTAATGtgaaatacagtcagtcaggtGCAAAATGTAGTGCCATCACAAGTTAAATgggttatcatctcatatttaaacatcaaatgtcaagagattCCAGAGAGCCATACGAACATAACATCTTGACTGAACACAAGTGAGAGAAGACACAGctaatcgctaaaatgatagcaaaagacttAAAGCTGCTTACTAATGTTATGAATCTTTGTACTTTGACTGGATGTGTTTTAGGTGCGCTGTTATGGTTATAGTGTGCATCCACCACAggagttaaactttctgtcCAGTGCATAACTTACCGGTAGTTTGagtcttgcattttgtgcagataGATGCACgttgtataaaacatttatgtttcataaaggttttttgtttttcagacCAATGcaataattaaaatgaaaaaatgacaaacaagtaCATCCTTACTTACTGCTGAGCTAGTTAAACTTACACTGTAGAATTTCATGCACTGGTCGCGACTTGATGCCAGTCTTCTGTCCTCTCCCGCACCAATTTAACTGGGTGGCAAGTTCTGGAGAAAATACTTTCCTGCACACTCGCCACactgtttttttaacagagttCCCCCCAGTTATGGACAGCTTTGCAATCTGTAATgaaaaacagaattaaagcaaaTGTTACTACAGACAATCAAAATGCTATTTTCTGTCACATGTCTATTTCGTTTGGAACACCTAAGTTCAACCCTCCTGCTTAGATTTGTGCAGGCCTAGACAAACAATTGACTCAACTAATCAACTCCCCATTTTGATGTTTTAGATTTTCATGTTTGATGTATTAGAAGacataccacatgtttcttaaaATCAATATCTTGCCGAAGTTTCTCATCAAAGCGGTTCAGCTCTTCCAAAGTGGAAATGGGAAGTAAGTGGTCATAGTCACTGCTTTGGGGTTGTTGATTTTGAGCCCTGTTTTGACAGAGTGACTGTACAGTTGCAGTTAAATGGTCCACCTTGAGGTGAAGTTCCCCAAGTTGCTCCAGGACAAGCCTTTCAACCGCTGTTAGAAATAcagtaaaatttattttttacacttaTCTTTAAAAGAGGAGGTTATCAACATCAAGGAGAAGATGTGACCAAACATACCAGTGCAATTAGTTGGGATGAGTTGGTGGGTATTAGGAAGGCGGTGTCTTGATTCTAGGATAAGAAGGATGTTTCAAATGTGTCACATGTAGTTAACATTCAGTGCAGTATGTAAAGGTAGCTAATTTTCTTATTAatatatagaccccttcactgttcgtcacaggcggttcccactacgcatgtcggggtcagaaaagtcattacagcagattgagttgcgtattattcggtatcgtcaaaaatgcctacttgcgtagtgggctttgaaaatcgcaccaggtctgccgttaggtttttcgggattcctgcagaatttcaaaaacaaaaaatgcaacatctgtggctgcaagcaattaatgcaaatatcaaagaggcttgtgtttgtagtgctcacttcatttcaggtaagtcatcatttttcagacctgttagattaaactagaaagcctaaatggtatgaacagtttgaccccatgctgcgcgcgcacccgatagtcattcaatatttacaaaccttgaaggggtctattaagATACGCTTACCATAGGCAAATCATTACAAGCTGTGTAGTTAAGTCTTTTGCATGCAGTAGATCTAGATGTTGTGAAACTTTTACGCTAAAGGGTGTtcacattataatgataactataaaaaatatagatttaaagatcgttttattttaaagagaatGGCGGAGttcacacaacaactataacAATGAAGATACAATGAACAATATCTTTGAGATCACTTTGAGCATTTTTTCCAACTGATGAaagataaaccattgacagccaatcaaatctatttgaacttcaagtgaaTGCAGATTTGAAATAACAGATGACTCTGTGGAGAAggtcattgctgaggtctataacataaaattacctcagaaATTCATCACTGTTGTagttgctgtgaaattgacTATATAAGGCTTTTTATTCTACTACATTGACATATATACTTAAAGAATAGGCTATAGTGAACCAACTACATGCCCCTATATGGTATTAATGTTATAGCTTCATGAAAACATTTGTGGTCTTTTCAACAACATACACAACAAAGCTATAaagcaattaaatatttatgtattataataaatgattatataccacagggctgttgaacactttattctgattggttaagaaatgttccatgggtattgATTATTTCTTCTGTAAAccacacacctaacttgtcaaatgtcttaaaaatagacacAAGCTCaatgtttgttataaacgtGGTATAAGAGCAATAATTCACTCCAGTCCtatgaattattcaaaaataatgcaaaccTGCAGGAACACTTTACCACCTTGggcgtgcattattttcttataattcaatgccctgtcgtcaattattccttatagTTTATAGGTGTTtcctgcttttttgttattattaatatgagTGTTATAATTAACATTTCTtaagtcaaaataaaaaaattcaaagcaCTGACAGTTTTTGTCAGAGCCTGTGTCTTTGacattaattttcattttacacCAGACATATTGGTTTGAAATATTGGTTATCGGTCTACTCGACCTGCAATACTCGATATCGACATCGGCCCTGAAAAACACATATCTGTCAACCTCTAGTAGCTTACACACCATTTATAGTGATGAATGCGGAGGGCCACAGAGCAGGAAGTAAAACAACAATGCCAGTCACAACTAAAACAAGGATTTTAAAGACAATGGCAGAGGATTTCAATATAAGACAAGAAGATACTGAGTTATCTCTATCTGTAACTAAAACAACTCATAATGCACGGTTATCACAAGAGTATATTGTCAATAGATCTTACGCAACATATGGTATGCATAATGCATATTGGCCTCTAACGAAAGCTaattattttagtttgtaaagtgttaaatatggatatttctcttacaaaatcacatcagTAGAATCAAAAGGCGTTTATTTCCCCCCCAGAACAGTTTGGACTATTTTGGCCACCATCAAAAACTTTATCATACAgcattggttaaaaataaaacaatataatagGATAATTAATCTTGCTTACGCTCAGAAAAGTCCAGCCCTGCATCGGACAATGGAGTTGGATGCCGTGCCTCCACCTCGCCTGGCCTCCTTCTAACTGTTGTTACTTGGAATTTTAAAAATCATTActtaatgttattatttttaaatgaaccCAACATAATCTATGAACTCTGCACAAGAAATTTCTGATAGATGCTTACATTCAGTGTAAGTTGGTCTTTGATGACATTCTGTCTCTGAGCTGGACAATTCTAGACTCAAATTTGATGTCATGCctttaaataagaaataatttattaatgatAGTCACACATACAACAAATATAATCAGAAATACCTaattctgtgttttttacacatttatattcaatATCTGTTCTCTTACATTGAGAAGAGTCTATACAGCTAGGTTGCCAGGCTGTAACAGGGCTATGGATACTGTTAGAGGATACTGGTCGGGCCTGTGATATCGCTGTTATGAAATTAAAATAACCAAAACATTAGACTATCATGTGTTTGCAACCAGAAGCCCTCTGTACCTTTTTTAAATACAACATATCTTTACTAGGTCATCTCTCTTACGTTGAGAAGAGTCCATGTTATTGGGTTGCCAGACTGAAACAGGCCCATGGTTGGTGTTGGAGGATACAGTTCGAGCCTGTGAAATCACTGTTATGAAATGAAAAGATAATCAAAAATTTAGACTATTATGTCTGTCATCTGACACCTTCTGTAATTTTTTCAGATACACCAAATCTTCACTGATTTATCTCACTTACATTGAGAAGAGCCCATGTTACTGGGTTGCCAGAATGGAAGTGGGTCATGGTCACTGTTGGAGGACACTGGCCGAGCCTGTGAAATCGCTGTTATGAAATGAAAAGATTACACAAAGACAAAGCAAGCATATCTGACCCTATAGGTATTTTGAGAATTTTTCAGATGAAATGAAGAggtcagatgcaaaaccctctaattAGCTTTGCAGTTTGTCCGTACCCCGGGGTatgtgtttgttctaaacttatCTTTAAGGAATTAAGGAGTATTTCACACTTTTAATTTAGAGGCTGTAATTGTAATTAACCCAGGATTATGAAACCCTGTTCAAAAGCTTTTGCAGGGTAAACCCAGAATTGCGGTGAAACAAAGCGGTGTTAGAATGTTATACTTAGCAAGAGACAGCAGAAACTGAAGAGCACAACACCATATCACGATTTGTGCAATGAAAACACCTGAATGCGAGTAA contains:
- the LOC141362190 gene encoding uncharacterized protein, translating into MDSSQPISQARPVSSNSIHSPVTAWQPSCIDSSQCMTSNLSLELSSSETECHQRPTYTELTTVRRRPGEVEARHPTPLSDAGLDFSEQSRHRLPNTHQLIPTNCTAVERLVLEQLGELHLKVDHLTATVQSLCQNRAQNQQPQSSDYDHLLPISTLEELNRFDEKLRQDIDFKKHVIAKLSITGGNSVKKTVWRVCRKVFSPELATQLNWCGRGQKTGIKSRPVHEILQLSVSKNGALPHITEAEIETAIQNWLRLSQDRLGGRRRQRPER